Proteins encoded by one window of Arachis hypogaea cultivar Tifrunner chromosome 1, arahy.Tifrunner.gnm2.J5K5, whole genome shotgun sequence:
- the LOC112748466 gene encoding germin-like protein 9-3, giving the protein MKYSLMIHAFIIMQTTMGGDPDILTDFIAPEGTNINGSFFTFTGMRVLLTQETPPPTFHVLKASRAEFPALDGQSVSYAVLEFPTGSVNPPHVHPRASELLFVVQGSLQVGFVDTNNKLFTQSLQTGDLFIFPKGLVHFQFNSDSKNYAFAISAFGSASAGLVSLPNTLFNTTIDDNVLALSFKTDVATIQTLKKAFPP; this is encoded by the exons ATGAAG TACTCATTGATGATACATGCGTTTATAATTATGCAAACAACAATGGGTGGTGATCCAGATATTCTCACTGATTTCATAGCCCCAGAAGGGACCAATATTAATGGAAGCTTCTTCACCTTCACAGGCATGAGAGTCCTTCTTACACAAGAAACTCCTCCCCCAACCTTCCATGTATTGAAGGCAAGCAGGGCAGAGTTTCCAGCTTTAGATGGACAGAGTGTGTCATATGCTGTCCTTGAATTCCCAACAGGAAGTGTGAACCCTCCTCACGTCCACCCTCGCGCCTCCGAGCTCCTCTTCGTTGTCCAGGGATCCCTTCAGGTGGGATTCGTGGACACAAACAACAAGCTTTTCACTCAGAGTCTCCAAACTGGAGATTTGTTCATATTCCCAAAGGGACTTGTGCACTTTCAATTCAATTCTGATTCAAAGAACTATGCTTTTGCTATATCTGCCTTTGGTAGTGCAAGTGCTGGCCTTGTGTCACTCCCTAACACACTGTTTAATACCACCATTGATGACAATGTCTTGGCTTTGTCATTCAAGACTGATGTTGCCACCATTCAAACTTTGAAGAAAGCATTTCCCCCCTAA
- the LOC112748543 gene encoding germin-like protein 9-3 gives MSSSTTVKILSLVISASVIVQTTTAGDPDIPSDFIAPDGIPIDGKYFTYIGMRAFVQQSAPPSYFTYMRASKEEFAALDGLSVATIILGFRPRDVSPPHIHPRASELLFVVEGSLVVGFVDTNNKLFTQKLQTGDMFVFPKGLIHFQLNEDPKNHAISVSSLGSASPGLILVPNNLFNTSATIDDRVLALSFKTNVSTIQLLKKALSTPYN, from the coding sequence ATGTCTTCTTCTACTACTGTTAAAATTCTCTCACTCGTGATATCTGCATCTGTTATTGTACAAACTACAACGGCAGGTGATCCAGATATCCCGAGTGATTTCATAGCTCCAGATGGAATCCCTATTGATGGGAAATATTTCACCTACATTGGTATGCGCGCATTCGTGCAACAATCTGCTCCGCCCTCATATTTCACGTATATGAGGGCGAGCAAGGAAGAATTTGCGGCTCTCGATGGACTGAGTGTGGCAACTATTATCCTTGGATTCCGTCCGAGAGACGTTAGTCCACCGCACATCCACCCGCGTGCCTCAGAGCTACTCTTCGTAGTTGAGGGAAGCCTTGTAGTTGGATTTGTGGACACAAACAATAAGCTCTTCACTCAGAAGCTTCAAACTGGGGATATGTTTGTATTCCCAAAAGGACTTATCCACTTCCAACTCAATGAAGATCCTAAGAACCATGCTATTTCTGTATCTTCATTGGGTAGTGCCAGTCCTGGCCTTATATTAGTTCCTAACAATTTGTTTAACACCTCAGCTACCATTGATGACAGAGTTTTGGCTTTGTCCTTTAAGACAAACGTTTCCACTATTCAACTCTTGAAGAAAGCTTTGTCAACGCCATACAATTGA
- the LOC112748622 gene encoding putative germin-like protein 9-2 has product MLFTSFKIVSLMVCVFAMVQTSICGDPDILGDFIAPAGVPINGSFFTFTGMREWVRQTGSPSYFQYLRASKDEFPALDGLSVSTILLGFRPGDVSPPHVHPRASELLLVVQGNLLVGFVDTNNKFYTSRLQTGDMFVFPKGLIHFQLNEDTENPAFSISSLGSASPGLILVPNNLFNTSATIDDRVMALSFKTNVSTIHLLEKALSTPYN; this is encoded by the coding sequence atGTTGTTCACTAGTTTCAAAATTGTTTCATTGATGGTTTGTGTATTTGCCATGGTGCAAACATCAATATGTGGTGATCCAGATATCCTTGGTGACTTCATAGCCCCGGCCGGTGTCCCTATTAACGGGAGCTTCTTCACCTTCACCGGCATGCGCGAATGGGTTAGACAAACCGGTTCGCCCTCATATTTTCAGTATTTGAGGGCAAGCAAGGATGAATTCCCAGCCTTGGATGGGCTGAGTGTGTCCACCATTCTCCTTGGATTCCGTCCGGGGGACGTTAGCCCCCCGCACGTGCACCCTCGCGCGTCGGAGCTGCTCCTTGTTGTTCAAGGGAATCTTTTAGTTGGATTTGTAGACACAAATAACAAATTTTACACTAGTAGACTTCAAACTGGGGACATGTTTGTGTTCCCAAAAGGACTTATCCACTTTCAACTAAATGAAGATACCGAAAACCCTGCTTTCTCTATTTCTTCTTTGGGTAGTGCTAGTCCTGGCCTTATATTAGTTCCCAATAACTTATTTAACACCTCTGCTACCATTGATGACAGAGTTATGGCTTTGTCCTTTAAGACTAATGTTTCCACCATCCATTTATTAGAGAAAGCTCTATCAACCCCTTACAACTAA